A window of Diabrotica virgifera virgifera chromosome 9, PGI_DIABVI_V3a contains these coding sequences:
- the LOC126891639 gene encoding uncharacterized protein LOC126891639 isoform X2, which translates to MTQLTITCLFLSVFAVLLLPSSGESPPPHEHKGCRPCCPVPTCQDRHPPPCNVFCSICIPEYLCDDGYIRDTKSGKCVRPEDCP; encoded by the exons ATGACTCAATTGACcataacttgtttatttttgagtGTATTCGCAGTTCTTTTGCTACCAAGTTCTG GAGAGTCTCCACCTCCACATGAACATAAAGGATGCAGACCTTGTTGCCCTGTTCCCACCTGTCAAGACAGACATCCTCCGCCGTGTAATGTATTCTGTTCTATATGTATACCAGAATATTTATGTGATGATGGGTATATAAGGGATACAAAGAGTGGAAAATGTGTACGTCCTGAAGATTGTCCATAA